From Acinetobacter lwoffii, a single genomic window includes:
- a CDS encoding YqiA/YcfP family alpha/beta fold hydrolase, with amino-acid sequence MSKILFIHGLDSSRESTKFHAIDVVHKYCIDVDYRNLSYSSVAEFYHEMIETIKPDILVGHSLGGYWALKMSQAYQIPCVVANPILQPNFRDDYPPIGHHDLQHDIPQFAYLELGDEILDMHAVQTQLEDYMQIQAVDGGHHRLEHPEQINTLIQEIEDHFIRQ; translated from the coding sequence ATGTCTAAGATTTTGTTTATACATGGCTTAGATTCCTCCAGAGAATCCACCAAGTTCCATGCCATTGATGTGGTACACAAGTACTGTATCGATGTCGATTACCGAAATCTGAGCTATAGTTCGGTCGCCGAGTTTTATCATGAGATGATTGAAACCATCAAACCAGATATTCTGGTCGGCCACAGTCTTGGCGGTTATTGGGCACTGAAAATGTCACAGGCGTATCAAATTCCCTGTGTAGTGGCCAATCCCATTTTGCAGCCTAACTTCCGCGATGATTATCCGCCGATTGGGCATCACGATTTACAGCATGACATTCCTCAATTTGCCTATCTTGAACTGGGCGATGAAATTCTGGATATGCATGCGGTTCAGACACAACTTGAAGACTATATGCAAATTCAGGCAGTTGATGGCGGCCATCATCGTCTGGAACATCCTGAGCAAATTAATACGCTGATTCAGGAAATCGAAGATCATTTTATCAGGCAATAA
- a CDS encoding adenine phosphoribosyltransferase, protein MSNLSTSLWSHIRTVQDFPKPGICFFDLTPLFMSNIGPLTDALIASIPADKLAEVESFIAVEARGFVLASLLAQRTGKGLLLVRKAGKLPPPVVGVGYSLEYGLDRLEMSAEVQSQKVIIVDDVLASGGTLKAVNELAQKCQHEVLGASIFLDLPDLHAELGLDIWSVLDDKSQPEAAVA, encoded by the coding sequence ATGAGCAATTTGTCTACTTCTTTGTGGTCTCACATTCGTACGGTCCAAGATTTTCCAAAACCAGGAATTTGCTTCTTTGATTTGACCCCACTTTTCATGAGCAATATTGGTCCATTGACTGACGCTTTGATTGCCAGCATTCCTGCTGACAAACTGGCAGAAGTAGAAAGCTTTATTGCGGTTGAAGCGCGTGGTTTTGTGTTGGCAAGCTTGTTGGCACAACGTACAGGCAAAGGCTTATTGTTGGTGCGTAAAGCAGGTAAATTGCCACCTCCAGTGGTCGGTGTGGGTTATAGCCTGGAATATGGTCTGGATCGTTTAGAAATGTCTGCGGAAGTTCAGTCCCAGAAAGTAATTATTGTGGATGATGTTCTGGCAAGTGGCGGAACCTTAAAAGCAGTGAATGAACTGGCTCAAAAATGTCAACATGAAGTACTTGGTGCAAGTATCTTCCTTGATCTTCCTGACCTGCATGCTGAATTAGGCCTGGATATCTGGTCAGTATTGGATGACAAATCTCAGCCTGAAGCGGCAGTTGCTTAA